The Candidatus Saganbacteria bacterium genome segment GCGTGGGCACTTTTGACCGTCTTGACGGCGAAATGATCATCGTTGACGGGAAAATCTACCAGGTAAGAAGTGACGGCAACGTGATAGAGCGGCACGGCGATGCTAAAGTGCCTTTTGCGCAGGTGTGTTCATTCAAGCCGCAGGAAAGCTTTGCCATTTCAAATATCCCTTCGTTAGAAAGCGTAAAAACACTAATATGGTCAAAACTCAATTCAAAAAATCTTATTTACGCAATAAAAATAAAGGGCAGGTTCAATTATGTAAAAACACGAAGCGTTCCGAAGCAATCTGAACCATACCGTCCTCTGGCTGAGATAATAAAGAAACAGTCGGTTTTTGAGTTTAGTGCAGTTGAAGGGCAGGTTATAGGGTTCTGGCTGCCTGACTTTATCAAGGGTATTAATGCTCCGGGATTTCATTTCCATTTTTTAAATAAAGAGTTGACGGCCGGAGGTCATGTCATAGAAATGAGCGTTGCCAGTGCGGAAGTCATGTTAGACGATATATATAAATATAATTTGGAATTTCCCAGGGAGAGCAGCTTCCTCAACAAA includes the following:
- the budA gene encoding acetolactate decarboxylase; its protein translation is MVRTLKLRIFVSVFILVFFFSPAFAKPHAVFQHSLLNSLMAGVYKGDMKVSELLKYGDFGVGTFDRLDGEMIIVDGKIYQVRSDGNVIERHGDAKVPFAQVCSFKPQESFAISNIPSLESVKTLIWSKLNSKNLIYAIKIKGRFNYVKTRSVPKQSEPYRPLAEIIKKQSVFEFSAVEGQVIGFWLPDFIKGINAPGFHFHFLNKELTAGGHVIEMSVASAEVMLDDIYKYNLEFPRESSFLNKDLSGDLQYKP